A part of Paenibacillus sp. IHBB 10380 genomic DNA contains:
- a CDS encoding copper ion binding protein — protein MQQATLKVEGMSCNHCLNAVEGAVKSVGAVGKVNLELKNVTVEYDDTKVNLDTIKEAIVNQGYDVV, from the coding sequence ATGCAACAAGCAACGTTAAAAGTGGAAGGTATGTCTTGTAACCATTGTTTGAACGCAGTAGAAGGAGCAGTTAAGAGTGTGGGTGCGGTTGGTAAGGTTAACCTAGAACTCAAGAATGTGACTGTTGAATATGATGATACTAAAGTAAATTTGGACACGATCAAGGAAGCCATTGTTAATCAAGGGTATGATGTAGTTTAA
- a CDS encoding heavy metal translocating P-type ATPase, translated as MTNSQKTGEKQVSLQITGMTCAACATRIEKGLSRMEGIAGANVNLALEQASVTFDSNQVDIQTIEQKIESLGYGTLKETMDFEITGMTCAACSTRIEKGLNRMEGITQANVNLALETAHVEFAPGQITVKEIVNKVEQLGYKAIPKEEASDTADLRQREMNRKKWKWIISSLLSLPLLWAMVGHFSFTSWIPAPSLFMNPWFQLVLATPVQFIIGGQFYIGAYKALRNRSANMDVLVALGTSAAYFYSLYLTIDSLSMAMNHQVEMYYETSSVLITLILVGKWFEAVAKGRSSEAIKSLMGLQAKTALVVRNGEEISISMEDVVVGDIIIVKPGEKIPVDGKVIEGISSIDESMLTGESIPVEKNIGDPVIGATLNKNGMLRIQATKVGRETALAQIIKVVEEAQGSKAPIQRIADVISGIFVPIVVAIAVITFLVWYLVVEQGQFSSALEKAIAVLVIACPCALGLATPTSIMAGSGRAAEYGILFKGGEHLELAQGIEVVVLDKTGTVTHGKPVLTDVLPADSMTESALLRMTAAVEKHSEHPLADAIVQGALLRSNGLELPVAKQFENVPGYGVKAFVDGRKMLVGTRKLMAENGIDLGTASETMNQLETDGKTAMLVSIDGKYAGIIAVADTIKETSKAAVSRLQSMGIEVVMITGDNKRTAKAIADQAGIKSVLAEVLPEGKAEEVKKLQQGGKVIAMVGDGINDAPALATADVGMAVGTGTDVAMEAADVTLMRGDLNAVADAIVMSRRTMSNIKQNLFWALGYNAIGIPIAAAGFLAPWLAGAAMAFSSVSVVLNALRLQRVKL; from the coding sequence ATGACAAATTCTCAAAAGACGGGTGAAAAGCAAGTTTCGTTGCAAATTACGGGTATGACTTGCGCCGCATGTGCGACCAGGATTGAAAAGGGCTTAAGTCGGATGGAAGGGATAGCGGGAGCTAACGTGAATTTGGCGTTAGAGCAGGCCTCGGTCACCTTTGATTCTAACCAAGTAGATATACAGACTATTGAGCAAAAAATTGAGTCTCTTGGCTATGGGACTTTAAAGGAAACGATGGATTTCGAGATTACGGGCATGACCTGTGCCGCATGTTCAACTCGGATTGAAAAAGGGCTTAACAGGATGGAAGGCATTACTCAAGCCAATGTGAATCTAGCTCTCGAAACGGCTCATGTTGAATTTGCTCCTGGGCAAATAACGGTTAAAGAAATAGTAAATAAGGTAGAGCAACTTGGCTATAAAGCTATTCCGAAGGAGGAAGCGAGCGATACAGCCGATCTGCGTCAACGAGAAATGAATCGGAAGAAATGGAAATGGATCATCTCCTCGTTGCTTTCATTACCTTTACTTTGGGCAATGGTAGGTCATTTCTCATTTACTTCATGGATTCCCGCTCCATCATTGTTCATGAATCCATGGTTCCAGCTTGTTCTGGCCACACCTGTACAGTTCATTATTGGCGGTCAATTCTACATTGGCGCTTACAAGGCACTGCGTAATCGTAGCGCTAATATGGACGTATTAGTGGCCTTAGGGACATCGGCAGCTTATTTCTATAGTCTGTATCTCACGATAGATTCATTGAGTATGGCGATGAACCATCAAGTAGAGATGTACTATGAGACAAGCAGTGTCCTTATTACGTTGATCTTAGTGGGCAAGTGGTTCGAAGCTGTAGCGAAGGGGAGATCCTCGGAAGCGATTAAGAGCTTGATGGGATTACAGGCTAAGACGGCTTTAGTTGTTCGTAATGGGGAAGAGATCAGTATTTCTATGGAAGACGTTGTGGTTGGCGATATCATTATCGTGAAGCCAGGTGAGAAGATACCCGTCGATGGTAAGGTGATTGAGGGGATTTCTTCTATAGATGAATCTATGCTTACCGGTGAAAGTATACCTGTAGAGAAGAATATTGGCGATCCTGTGATTGGAGCTACACTGAACAAGAATGGTATGCTACGTATACAAGCGACTAAAGTCGGTAGAGAAACAGCGCTTGCTCAGATTATAAAGGTCGTAGAAGAAGCGCAAGGATCGAAAGCGCCTATTCAGAGAATTGCTGATGTGATCTCAGGTATCTTCGTACCGATTGTAGTGGCGATAGCAGTCATTACGTTCCTTGTGTGGTATTTGGTTGTGGAGCAGGGACAATTCTCTAGTGCGCTAGAGAAAGCCATTGCGGTGCTCGTCATTGCCTGTCCATGTGCGCTAGGTCTAGCAACACCAACTTCTATTATGGCTGGCTCGGGCAGAGCTGCGGAATATGGCATTCTTTTTAAAGGTGGAGAGCATCTAGAATTGGCACAAGGAATTGAAGTCGTTGTACTGGATAAGACTGGCACAGTGACTCATGGTAAACCTGTCTTAACAGATGTCTTACCTGCGGACAGCATGACAGAAAGTGCCCTTCTTCGGATGACTGCTGCTGTAGAGAAGCATTCTGAGCATCCACTAGCGGATGCTATCGTTCAGGGGGCTCTTCTTCGAAGTAATGGCTTAGAACTTCCTGTGGCGAAGCAATTTGAGAATGTTCCTGGATATGGTGTGAAGGCTTTTGTTGATGGTCGTAAAATGCTAGTAGGCACACGTAAACTAATGGCTGAGAATGGAATTGATCTAGGTACAGCAAGTGAAACGATGAATCAACTTGAAACGGATGGAAAGACAGCCATGCTCGTATCTATTGACGGTAAATATGCAGGAATTATAGCTGTGGCGGATACAATTAAGGAGACTTCTAAAGCGGCAGTGTCTAGGCTGCAAAGCATGGGCATTGAAGTCGTTATGATCACGGGGGATAACAAACGAACAGCTAAGGCGATTGCTGATCAGGCTGGAATTAAGTCTGTGCTTGCAGAAGTTCTACCCGAAGGTAAGGCTGAGGAAGTGAAGAAGTTACAGCAGGGTGGGAAAGTCATTGCTATGGTAGGTGATGGGATTAATGACGCACCAGCCTTAGCGACTGCTGATGTTGGAATGGCGGTTGGTACAGGTACAGATGTAGCGATGGAAGCTGCTGATGTGACATTGATGCGTGGTGATCTGAACGCAGTAGCAGATGCTATTGTGATGAGCCGTAGAACGATGAGTAACATTAAGCAGAATTTATTCTGGGCACTGGGATATAATGCAATAGGAATCCCAATAGCAGCTGCAGGATTTCTAGCACCGTGGCTTGCGGGGGCAGCTATGGCATTCAGTTCAGTCTCCGTTGTTCTGAACGCTCTCCGTCTACAACGTGTGAAGTTGTGA
- the nfsA gene encoding oxygen-insensitive NADPH nitroreductase has translation MSNDVNETLALLMNHRSIRAYKDTPVSQGQLASIVAAGQMASTSSNVQAYSVIAVTDPELKSKLAKLAGNQVYIEQCPVFLVWCADLYRLKKTSEPYLGDTSFEDSTENFIVATVDTTLAAQNAAVAAESLGLGIVYIGGIRNQIAEVSELLGLPELVYPLFGMCIGYPEQEPGLRPRLPMKAVLHMNGYSKEQSVEEAKAYDATTKQYLLERTNGQNDATWSQMMAKRLAEPTRMHMKDFLDSKGFMQQ, from the coding sequence ATGAGCAATGATGTAAACGAAACTCTTGCTTTACTAATGAATCATCGGTCTATTCGCGCTTATAAAGATACCCCAGTCAGTCAAGGTCAGCTTGCATCGATTGTGGCTGCGGGTCAAATGGCTTCGACCTCAAGTAATGTACAGGCGTACTCCGTTATTGCTGTGACAGATCCAGAGCTCAAGAGCAAGCTTGCGAAATTAGCGGGTAATCAGGTCTATATTGAGCAATGCCCCGTGTTTCTTGTGTGGTGCGCGGATTTATATCGGTTAAAAAAGACGTCAGAACCGTATCTTGGAGATACATCCTTCGAGGACTCTACAGAGAATTTCATTGTTGCTACTGTAGATACAACCCTTGCTGCACAGAATGCCGCTGTCGCCGCTGAATCGTTGGGACTTGGCATCGTCTATATTGGTGGTATTCGTAATCAAATTGCGGAGGTGTCTGAATTGCTCGGGCTACCTGAGCTGGTATATCCTTTATTCGGCATGTGTATCGGATACCCTGAACAGGAGCCGGGATTGCGTCCAAGACTTCCGATGAAGGCAGTTCTGCATATGAATGGATATTCTAAAGAGCAGAGCGTGGAAGAGGCTAAGGCTTATGATGCTACCACAAAGCAATACTTATTAGAAAGAACCAACGGTCAGAATGATGCCACTTGGTCGCAAATGATGGCAAAGCGATTGGCAGAGCCAACTCGCATGCATATGAAAGACTTTTTAGATAGCAAGGGATTCATGCAACAATGA